The DNA sequence GATGGCGAGCGACTGGTCTGCGTTTTCTCAGCTAAGTAAGCACACTAGTTaaatttgcaaatgtttgttttttctggaCATGTTTTCCAAAGTGACGTTGTGCTTGTTGCAGGATTCTCACATTGGAGGAACGGAACAGCGTGCAAGCAAAGGTTTGAGGTAAGGGGCTTTGCTGAGCACATCAGCTCACAATTGACTTTTGGTTTTATCTATGACGCTTTTGTTTTAGTTCTTTTTCCATGACGTTTTAAAAGCTTGCGTGTGTGAAAACGACACACTGAGCTTTTTGAGCTCCGTGCGACCGCGACGCGTTTAAAGGTCGCACGGAGCTCAAAAAGGAGGTCAGTCGTCAAGTCGCCGCCttgtggccaaaataaaaaaacattttagcaatTAAAAGTAGCACTTCGCCCGCGACACTactgaggaaaagcggtacagaaatggATAGAGTAGCAGTTTGGGTTTATCAATCTATCTATACCTATTAATTTTTGATTTCCCAGAAAATTAATTATGTTTGGTTTCCATGgccactcctcagcctccctgggaaggtctattcaggggtgctggagaggagggtccgtcgggaagtcgaatctcagattgaCGAGGAGcagtgcgtgggagttcgcccaaccagtctacgtgtgttttgtggacttggagaaggcgttcgaccgtgtccctcggggggtcctgtgggggggtgcttcgggagtatggggtaccaaaccccctgatacgggctgtacgaccggtgtcagagtttggtccccgTTGCCGGCAGTAAGCCTGAGGGtgggactccgccaaggctgccctttgtcacccatTCTGTCCGTAACTTTtacggacagaatttcaaggcgcagccgaggcgtagaggggatccggtttggtggcctcagtattgcatcgctgctttttgcagatgatgcggttctgttggcttcatcaagccgtgatctccgaCACTCACTGGAGCAGTGTGAAGCTGCTGgaatgagaatcggcacctccaaatctgagatcgtggacctcagtcggaaaagggtggcgggCCCTCTCCGGGCCGGGGATGATATCCTGCCCTaagtggagaagttcaagtatcttggggtcatgttcacaagtgagggaagaatggaaagggAGATCGACGGGCGGATCGGTGcgacgtctgcagtgatgcggactttgtatcggtccgttgtggtgaaaagGAGCAGCATCCTTttgctggcctgggaacgcctcgggatccccccggaagagctggatgaagtggctggggagagggaagtctgggcgtccccgctaaagctactgcccagcgacctgacctcggataagcgatagaaaatggatggatggatgtgttttcCGGGTATAGCGGTTAAATGAGTACACATGTAAACATTCATGTATATGTTAACGATATAGACGATTAGATGAAATGGGACCCCAcagagggggggaaaagcatTGACGAAGGATTTTGGATGAATCTTGTGTTGTTTGTCAGTGCAACCTGACAGTGACTCAAATACATTCCAATCCAAAACTCATGCATTATGAATATGATGCAGTTGAACAAATAGTGTTAGACTGTACCTCTTCCATCGTATCAAATTCATGTTCACTCCCCATATTTATTGTAAACCCAACAAAACAAGGACATCTCTATACCCAGACCTTTCCCCTCCCCCCGCCGCCCGCCCCGCCCCGGCCTCCGCAGCAGCCCCCCAGCCCGCGGTGCAGAGCGGCCGGCAGGTTCTTATACACGGCCCGGCTGTACGGGATGAAGCACAGGCCCAGCTGGAGGTGCCTGGCCAGACGGCAGTAGGCGGCCAGCGCCAGCACCAGAAGGGGGGTCACCAAGAGGAAGCCCACCACCAGCAGAGCCACGCAGCCCCCGTCCGTCAGCAGGTCGGAGCAGTACGGCCTCGTCCCGTGGGGTCGCACCTTGGAAAGTGGAGACGGCACGTATGAGTGTCGGGGGCTGTGAACACGAACGCAAGGACGCTTTCTTTCCGCGAGGTTTTGCTCAGTCAAAGCAAAGTTCGCTGGTCGTAAGCGTGCACATAAGTGGGAGTCGGAGAGGAGACGGCAGGACTGCATCATCCTTATCGCCTCCTGACGCGACAGAGCAGGAGAATGTCGGGAGTCGAGGCATCAATCAGCTTTGCGGCGTGGGCGAGGGGGATTACAACACTTTCTTACGCCGGGAGTGTCAAAACCCGGCAAGGGGCGCAGATGCATGAATGTTCGGCGCCTTAGGTAAGGCTTTATTCAACATTGCTTCCGTGTCAACATGCATCCCAGAGCTGAACTGGCTCACAAAAAGGCCTTCAAGGGTGGAAAGGAACAAGAGGAAAGTCACCGCCAAATACCCTGAAGATAACTTCTCCCAAACAtagcttttctttttcatcttgCCAGGGCTGCGTTAAGCTCCTACTAAGTTGCTGTCACGTGAAGTCTTGTTACGAGAGGTTAGAGGAACAGAGAAGAAAAGTCCACTCATTAAAGGCCGTTGTACTACAGAAGTCACTGAAGCGTGACGCCTTATTGGGTGGGCCCGTCCTAACTAATGCTTACTGGCCCGTtgctctcgtgtgtgtgtgtgtgtgtgtgtgtgtgtgtgtgtgtgtgcgtgtcttgtTCCCAGGGTCCTTTTAAGATTGTGATTTGCGTGTGATGTGAAGGCACCTCTCGTCATCAGAGAGCGGACCTCAAAGAGTTGTGAGATGAAGCCATCGGGGTTTCGGGCCGGCGCCtgagagtgcctcgttgtcggcgGTGAGTCCGCGCGTGTCACTGAGTGACAGCCAGTGTGTGGGCGACGTTTGCTCtggtgtggctgctttagagtgcaCCGTTGTCACGGTGTGGAAATGCCCCACGATGACCCAGCCACTGgtaaaatttggcagggttgtttgCAACTCTTCTTtgcggtgtgtcaaatttagaagacattcaTTTTCACGTTACACTTGAATGAAGTTTGGAGACGAGTTCCCCCCTCCCGCTTACCGTGGAGTGGCAGAGGAAGCCAAAGACCACCATGACGATGGCCGGCGTCAGGATGCTTCCGAAGAGCAGCCCGGCCAGGCAAGCGTTGACGGCGGCGATGACCAGGTTCTGAGCCGTCACCAGCACCGAGCAGGCCCAGCAGTCGAGGGAGCCCCGCAGCTCCGGCGGGGCCTCGCCGCCCGCCCCGCCCTCAGCTGCGGAGTAAGGGGGGGGCACCGCCGCACGCGAAGGCGTCTCCCTGCCTCCTCCCTCGGCGGGAGCGGAGGCCGGCGGCTGCTGGTTGCCGTGAGCGTGACCACGGTGAGGCGGCAGCTCCTCGGAAAGGTCCAAGACCTGATGGTGCGCCCCCTTCTCCGGAGGGCCGCTCAAACTCATGGCGAGCTGCGGACAAGAAACAAACACCGGGAGGGGCTGGGAAAAGCCGCATTTGACCTCCTTGGCGGGTGTTGTTGAAAGATGAAGGCTAACTGGCGTCCGAGTGTTCTCGTGCACATGAAAGATGTTTTGAGACACAAACGCATCAGATGAGGCATTTATGCATAAAAAGGCAACGAGTGAGGAAAGGTGGGCCTGGACTTACCCATTTATTACTAGAAATAATGTACCTTGGCTAAACTGGCACAACATATTTGATCCTTTTCCACTCGATGACAACAGATGCATCATTAACCGTGGATCcgctttttctgacattttcatttggtgACGGGGAGAGATTTTTCGGGGCATGTAAAATAGGAGCCTTGGCGCAATGAAGGTTTGGTAACACTGCAATGGAAAAGGTAGCGCGCACACCAAATTCCCAGAAACATAAACGAGTCTAGTAGTGATTTCCTTTCTGTTTTTAgactaatcaatcaatcactgtTGCGTTGTGGACTGCACTCACGTTGCTGCCGTAGTCGCGTATGCGGGTCAGATGGCCCTCTCGCCCGTCGTCTTTTTCCTCTCGATTTTCTTGGCTCGGGAACAGTGCACGGTCGTCGTCGGCTTCCCTCCTGGAAGCAGCAGACGTCTTTGTCTAAACTCATCTGATTGAGTCCGCAAGTGCTGTCCGGCGCGGTCCTCCCTCCACTCTGGCTCCACCCGCGAGGCTTTATCAGGCCAGGCCAGCACGCGCATTCCACCGCCCCGAAGAGAGGGCGTGGACGTGCGTTGCAGCCCCTCCGCCTGTTTTCAGCGGGGGAGGACGGGCGTCCGGGCGTCTCTCCTCTTGAATGGCGCTCGAGGCCAGCAGCGTGATGTCGATAATATTGACGATACCGCTGTCATGACTTGAATGTCggtttagcagtttgaaa is a window from the Phycodurus eques isolate BA_2022a chromosome 23, UOR_Pequ_1.1, whole genome shotgun sequence genome containing:
- the tmem88b gene encoding transmembrane protein 88 b; amino-acid sequence: MSLSGPPEKGAHHQVLDLSEELPPHRGHAHGNQQPPASAPAEGGGRETPSRAAVPPPYSAAEGGAGGEAPPELRGSLDCWACSVLVTAQNLVIAAVNACLAGLLFGSILTPAIVMVVFGFLCHSTVRPHGTRPYCSDLLTDGGCVALLVVGFLLVTPLLVLALAAYCRLARHLQLGLCFIPYSRAVYKNLPAALHRGLGGCCGGRGGAGGGGRGKVWV